In Arachis hypogaea cultivar Tifrunner chromosome 17, arahy.Tifrunner.gnm2.J5K5, whole genome shotgun sequence, a single window of DNA contains:
- the LOC112764172 gene encoding lethal(2) giant larvae protein homolog SRO77 isoform X1, whose translation MFSRFFQKPPPQQSPHAQQEAGKGISKSADFDPRVVLHFGVPSTASILAFDRVQRLLAVGTLDGRIKVFGGDNIEGILYSSKHTAFKNLEFLDNQGFLASVSSRNEIQIWDLESRQIASALQWESTITAFSVIYGTSYMYIGSEHGMVYVLKFDAESRKIDILPYYVPTNVISDAVGISLDQISVIRVLHPPYSNGNRLLMAYENGLIVLWDSSEDKIVQIRGQKDTELKIERVTSYSNDPKDDSSDNKLDNEEEDKEISCVSWASNDGSVVVVGYVDGDIMFWDLSNAYSSSNHQSQKLSNNVVKLQLSSAVRRLPIIFLHWCANKSFGNNGSQLFVYGGDEIGSEEVLTVLGLDWSSGLKSIKCTGRINIALNGSFADMVLLSSDYHAAGTGNMIFVLTNSGQLDLYDNNCLSSLMSKQEKKTTSHTLQYPMVIPTLEPYMTTATLAVIDHDVKTFRDLSQVLVAAKQHLVQNQTSMGIKWPLTGGVPGQLFKEDDHIIQIYIAGYRDGSVRIWDATYPALSLVYNIKCEVNDVNSDSASASVSALDFCPDTLHLAVGDESGIVRLYGLIQSSSETTFHFVTEKGTEVVHNKHQGDVPHCTVLFSLQTSVVCTLQFANHGGKLAVGYENGQVAMLDINTSSVLFLMKTEPDSPSAVISLTAKFSDSCSLNIPQQSVSDNSDSSEKGLLFIITRDANLLVVDTSNGNMVCSRSMSVNAKLNAVSMYVTDGFSELSTETESLKSPQKSDSGIQDNVQSEDAKVVDETATTVETSYFGEIVSNSLILICYETELSLHTLKSVIEQDSSKCIKKVNLVEKCCWTTIIKKHEKECVLVVLYQTGGIEVRSIPTLEVLGESSLMSVLRWNWTNDMEKTICSSNGQIILVNGNEIASISLLTWQNEFWIPESFPCLHDKVLQAAVDVTVSQSPSQNERQGTTSVFANFVKNFTGKADPNANQPAHPNILENLDQLFSNPPFLKPSSGTVDPLDDLELDLDDIHIDEPIVLSPIQKSDDDKRDKGKTADKQKTDIDKKDKGKATDREKLFEDAGTDSKPRARTADEVKAKYRKTEANDAAAAASLAKQKLLERQEKLALLNERTEELANGAEDFASMAKELARRMENRKWWQL comes from the exons ATGTTTTCTAGATTCTTTCAGAAACCTCCACCACAGCAATCTCCTCATGCGCAG CAGGAAGCGGGAAAAGGAATTTCTAAATCAGCGGATTTCGATCCGCGAGTTGTTCTTCACTTCGGAGTTCCATCTACGGCGTCTATCCTTGCATTTGATCGCGTCCAGCGTCTATTGGCTGTGGGAACACT TGATGGCAGGATAAAGGTGTTTGGAGGAGACAATATTGAAGGAATTCTTTACTCGTCTAAGCATACAGCCTTCAAGAATTTAGAG TTCTTGGATAATCAAGGTTTTCTTGCTAGTGTCTCAAGTCGTAATGAGATTCAG ATTTGGGATTTGGAAAGCAGGCAAATTGCTTCTGCTTTGCAGTGGGAGTCCACTATAACTGCTTTCTCTGTTATTTATGGCACCAGTTACAT GTATATTGGGAGTGAGCATGGGATGGTATACGTGTTGAAGTTTGACGCTGAAAGCAGAAAAATTGATATATTGCCTTATTATGTTCCTACAAATGTTATATCTG ATGCAGTTGGAATATCACTTGATCAAATTTCAGTGATCAGGGTTCTTCATCCGCCTTATTCCAATGGAAACAG ACTATTGATGGCATATGAGAATGGCTTGATAGTACTGTGGGATTCTTCTGAAGATAAAATTGTTCAAATCAGAGGACAAAAGGACACTGAGCTGAAGATAGAAAGGGTGACTAGTTATTCAAATGACCCTAAGGATGATTCCTCTGACAATAAATTAGATAATGAAGAAGAGGATAAAGAGATAAGCTGTGTTTCATGGGCATCTAATGATGgatctgttgttgttgttggttatgTAGATGGTGATATAATGTTTTGGGATTTGTCAAATGCTTACTCTTCTTCAAATCATCAATCCCAAAAGTTGTCTAATAATGTTGTCAAGCTTCAATTATCATCGGCAGTTAGAAGACTTCCTATTATTTTTCTACATTGGTGTGCCAATAAATCTTTTGGTAATAATGGAAGCCAACTTTTTGTGTATGGTGGTGATGAAATTGGGTCTGAAGAAGTTCTGACA GTTTTGGGCCTTGATTGGTCATCTGGTTTAAAAAGTATTAAGTGCACTGGTCGCATTAATATTGCACTTAATGGTTCCTTTGCTGATATGGTTTTGTTATCTAGTGATTACCATGCAGCGGGAACTGGTAATATGATATTTGTGTTGACCAATTCTGGACAGCTGGATCTTTATGACAACAATTGTTTGTCGTCTTTAATGTCTAAGCAAGAAAAGAAGACTACTTCTCATACACTGCAATATCCCATGGTCATACCCACTCTTGAACCCTACATGACAACTGCAACGCTTGCTGTGATAGATCACGATGTGAAGACATTTAGGGACTTGTCTCAG GTTCTTGTAGCTGCAAAGCAGCATTTAGTACAAAATCAGACAAGTATGGGCATAAAGTGGCCTTTGACCGGTGGTGTTCCAGGTCAGCTTTTCAAAGAAGACGATCATATCATTCAAATATATATAGCAGGATACCGAGATGGATCTGTTCGGATATGGGATGCCACATATCCGGCTTTGTCACTAGTTTACAACATAAAATGTGAG GTAAATGATGTTAACAGTGACAGTGCAAGTGCATCAGTGTCAGCATTGGATTTTTGCCCTGATACTTTACACCTGGCTGTTGGTGATGAAAGTGGTATT GTCCGTCTATATGGTCTAATACAGAGTTCAAGTGAAACAACCTTTCATTTTGTGACTGAAAAGGGAACTGAAG TAGTTCACAATAAGCATCAAGGAGATGTACCTCATTGCACAGTACTGTTTTCCCTTCAAACTTCTGTTGTATGCACCCTACAGTTCGCAAACCATGGAGGGAAGCTTGCTGTTGGATATGAAAATGGCCAG GTTGCTATGCTTGATATCAATACATCATCGGTTTTGTTTCTTATGAAAACTGAACCTGACTCACCTTCAGCAGTTATTTCTCTGACTGCAAAATTTTCAGACTCTTGTAGCTTAAACATTCCACAGCAATCTGTATCTGATAATTCTGATAGTTCTGAAAAGGGGCTACTCTTCATTATAACAAGGGATGCAAACCTTCTTGTAGTAGATACTTCAAATGGAAATATGGTCTGCAGTAGGAGCATGAGTGTAAATGCAAAATTGAATGCAGTTTCAATGTATGTTACAG ATGGTTTTTCTGAACTATCAACTGAAACAGAGTCATTAAAATCACCTCAGAAGAGTGATTCTGGAATTCAGGACAATGTTCAGTCCGAAGATGCAAAAGTTGTAGATGAAACAGCTACTACCGTAGAAACTTCATACTTCGGGGAGATAGTATCCaactctctcattttaatttGTTATGAGACTGAATTGAGCTTACACACTTTAAAATCTGTGATAGAG CAGGATAGCAGCAAGTGTATAAAGAAGGTGAACCTTGTAGAGAAATGCTGCTGGACTACAATCATTAAGAAACATGAGAAAGAATGTGTTCTTGTTGTACTGTATCAAACTGGAGGCATTGAAGTAAG GTCCATACCAACTTTGGAAGTGTTGGGAGAGAGTTCTTTAATGTCAGTCCTAAGATGGAATTGGACAAATGACATGGAAAAGACAATATGTTCTTCAAATGGACAAATAATTCTG GTCAATGGGAATGAAATTGCTTCAATATCACTGTTGACATGGCAAAATGAGTTCTG GATTCCGGAGTCTTTTCCTTGTCTTCATGATAAAGTTCTCCAAGCTGCTGTTGATGTTACTGTGAGTCAATCTCCAAGCCAGAATGAAAGACAG GGAACAACTTCTGTATTTGCTAATTTTGTCAAGAACTTCACGGGAAAAGCAGATCCAAATGCAAATCAACCAGCTCATCCTAATATTTTGGAGAATCTAGATCAATTATTCTCAAATCCTCCCTTCTTAAAGCCTTCATCAGGCACAGTTGATCCACTTGATGATTTGGAGCTTGACTTAG ATGATATTCATATTGATGAACCCATAGTCCTTTCACCTATACAGAAAAGCGATGATGACAAAAGAG ATAAAGGAAAAACAGCTGACAAACAGAAAACTGATATCGACAAGAAAG ATAAAGGAAAAGCAACGGACAGAGAGAAACTGTTTGAGGATGCAGGCACTGATTCAAAACCAAGAGCTAGAACAGCTGATGAAGTTAAGGCCAAATATAGAAAGACAGAGGCAAAT GATGCCGCTGCAGCAGCTTCGCTTGCAAAGCAAAAACTTCTAGAGCGGCAAGAAAAGCTTGCG CTGCTCAACGAACGTACTGAAGAGCTGGCAAATGGGGCAGAAGATTTTGCATCCATGGCCAAAGAACTCGCTAGAAGAATGGAAAATCGTAAATGGTGGCAGTTATAA
- the LOC112764172 gene encoding lethal(2) giant larvae protein homolog SRO77 isoform X2, with product MFSRFFQKPPPQQSPHAQQEAGKGISKSADFDPRVVLHFGVPSTASILAFDRVQRLLAVGTLDGRIKVFGGDNIEGILYSSKHTAFKNLEFLDNQGFLASVSSRNEIQIWDLESRQIASALQWESTITAFSVIYGTSYMYIGSEHGMVYVLKFDAESRKIDILPYYVPTNVISDAVGISLDQISVIRVLHPPYSNGNRLLMAYENGLIVLWDSSEDKIVQIRGQKDTELKIERVTSYSNDPKDDSSDNKLDNEEEDKEISCVSWASNDGSVVVVGYVDGDIMFWDLSNAYSSSNHQSQKLSNNVVKLQLSSAVRRLPIIFLHWCANKSFGNNGSQLFVYGGDEIGSEEVLTVLGLDWSSGLKSIKCTGRINIALNGSFADMVLLSSDYHAAGTGNMIFVLTNSGQLDLYDNNCLSSLMSKQEKKTTSHTLQYPMVIPTLEPYMTTATLAVIDHDVKTFRDLSQVLVAAKQHLVQNQTSMGIKWPLTGGVPGQLFKEDDHIIQIYIAGYRDGSVRIWDATYPALSLVYNIKCEVNDVNSDSASASVSALDFCPDTLHLAVGDESGIVRLYGLIQSSSETTFHFVTEKGTEVVHNKHQGDVPHCTVLFSLQTSVVCTLQFANHGGKLAVGYENGQVAMLDINTSSVLFLMKTEPDSPSAVISLTAKFSDSCSLNIPQQSVSDNSDSSEKGLLFIITRDANLLVVDTSNGNMVCSRSMSVNAKLNAVSMYVTDGFSELSTETESLKSPQKSDSGIQDNVQSEDAKVVDETATTVETSYFGEIVSNSLILICYETELSLHTLKSVIEDSSKCIKKVNLVEKCCWTTIIKKHEKECVLVVLYQTGGIEVRSIPTLEVLGESSLMSVLRWNWTNDMEKTICSSNGQIILVNGNEIASISLLTWQNEFWIPESFPCLHDKVLQAAVDVTVSQSPSQNERQGTTSVFANFVKNFTGKADPNANQPAHPNILENLDQLFSNPPFLKPSSGTVDPLDDLELDLDDIHIDEPIVLSPIQKSDDDKRDKGKTADKQKTDIDKKDKGKATDREKLFEDAGTDSKPRARTADEVKAKYRKTEANDAAAAASLAKQKLLERQEKLALLNERTEELANGAEDFASMAKELARRMENRKWWQL from the exons ATGTTTTCTAGATTCTTTCAGAAACCTCCACCACAGCAATCTCCTCATGCGCAG CAGGAAGCGGGAAAAGGAATTTCTAAATCAGCGGATTTCGATCCGCGAGTTGTTCTTCACTTCGGAGTTCCATCTACGGCGTCTATCCTTGCATTTGATCGCGTCCAGCGTCTATTGGCTGTGGGAACACT TGATGGCAGGATAAAGGTGTTTGGAGGAGACAATATTGAAGGAATTCTTTACTCGTCTAAGCATACAGCCTTCAAGAATTTAGAG TTCTTGGATAATCAAGGTTTTCTTGCTAGTGTCTCAAGTCGTAATGAGATTCAG ATTTGGGATTTGGAAAGCAGGCAAATTGCTTCTGCTTTGCAGTGGGAGTCCACTATAACTGCTTTCTCTGTTATTTATGGCACCAGTTACAT GTATATTGGGAGTGAGCATGGGATGGTATACGTGTTGAAGTTTGACGCTGAAAGCAGAAAAATTGATATATTGCCTTATTATGTTCCTACAAATGTTATATCTG ATGCAGTTGGAATATCACTTGATCAAATTTCAGTGATCAGGGTTCTTCATCCGCCTTATTCCAATGGAAACAG ACTATTGATGGCATATGAGAATGGCTTGATAGTACTGTGGGATTCTTCTGAAGATAAAATTGTTCAAATCAGAGGACAAAAGGACACTGAGCTGAAGATAGAAAGGGTGACTAGTTATTCAAATGACCCTAAGGATGATTCCTCTGACAATAAATTAGATAATGAAGAAGAGGATAAAGAGATAAGCTGTGTTTCATGGGCATCTAATGATGgatctgttgttgttgttggttatgTAGATGGTGATATAATGTTTTGGGATTTGTCAAATGCTTACTCTTCTTCAAATCATCAATCCCAAAAGTTGTCTAATAATGTTGTCAAGCTTCAATTATCATCGGCAGTTAGAAGACTTCCTATTATTTTTCTACATTGGTGTGCCAATAAATCTTTTGGTAATAATGGAAGCCAACTTTTTGTGTATGGTGGTGATGAAATTGGGTCTGAAGAAGTTCTGACA GTTTTGGGCCTTGATTGGTCATCTGGTTTAAAAAGTATTAAGTGCACTGGTCGCATTAATATTGCACTTAATGGTTCCTTTGCTGATATGGTTTTGTTATCTAGTGATTACCATGCAGCGGGAACTGGTAATATGATATTTGTGTTGACCAATTCTGGACAGCTGGATCTTTATGACAACAATTGTTTGTCGTCTTTAATGTCTAAGCAAGAAAAGAAGACTACTTCTCATACACTGCAATATCCCATGGTCATACCCACTCTTGAACCCTACATGACAACTGCAACGCTTGCTGTGATAGATCACGATGTGAAGACATTTAGGGACTTGTCTCAG GTTCTTGTAGCTGCAAAGCAGCATTTAGTACAAAATCAGACAAGTATGGGCATAAAGTGGCCTTTGACCGGTGGTGTTCCAGGTCAGCTTTTCAAAGAAGACGATCATATCATTCAAATATATATAGCAGGATACCGAGATGGATCTGTTCGGATATGGGATGCCACATATCCGGCTTTGTCACTAGTTTACAACATAAAATGTGAG GTAAATGATGTTAACAGTGACAGTGCAAGTGCATCAGTGTCAGCATTGGATTTTTGCCCTGATACTTTACACCTGGCTGTTGGTGATGAAAGTGGTATT GTCCGTCTATATGGTCTAATACAGAGTTCAAGTGAAACAACCTTTCATTTTGTGACTGAAAAGGGAACTGAAG TAGTTCACAATAAGCATCAAGGAGATGTACCTCATTGCACAGTACTGTTTTCCCTTCAAACTTCTGTTGTATGCACCCTACAGTTCGCAAACCATGGAGGGAAGCTTGCTGTTGGATATGAAAATGGCCAG GTTGCTATGCTTGATATCAATACATCATCGGTTTTGTTTCTTATGAAAACTGAACCTGACTCACCTTCAGCAGTTATTTCTCTGACTGCAAAATTTTCAGACTCTTGTAGCTTAAACATTCCACAGCAATCTGTATCTGATAATTCTGATAGTTCTGAAAAGGGGCTACTCTTCATTATAACAAGGGATGCAAACCTTCTTGTAGTAGATACTTCAAATGGAAATATGGTCTGCAGTAGGAGCATGAGTGTAAATGCAAAATTGAATGCAGTTTCAATGTATGTTACAG ATGGTTTTTCTGAACTATCAACTGAAACAGAGTCATTAAAATCACCTCAGAAGAGTGATTCTGGAATTCAGGACAATGTTCAGTCCGAAGATGCAAAAGTTGTAGATGAAACAGCTACTACCGTAGAAACTTCATACTTCGGGGAGATAGTATCCaactctctcattttaatttGTTATGAGACTGAATTGAGCTTACACACTTTAAAATCTGTGATAGAG GATAGCAGCAAGTGTATAAAGAAGGTGAACCTTGTAGAGAAATGCTGCTGGACTACAATCATTAAGAAACATGAGAAAGAATGTGTTCTTGTTGTACTGTATCAAACTGGAGGCATTGAAGTAAG GTCCATACCAACTTTGGAAGTGTTGGGAGAGAGTTCTTTAATGTCAGTCCTAAGATGGAATTGGACAAATGACATGGAAAAGACAATATGTTCTTCAAATGGACAAATAATTCTG GTCAATGGGAATGAAATTGCTTCAATATCACTGTTGACATGGCAAAATGAGTTCTG GATTCCGGAGTCTTTTCCTTGTCTTCATGATAAAGTTCTCCAAGCTGCTGTTGATGTTACTGTGAGTCAATCTCCAAGCCAGAATGAAAGACAG GGAACAACTTCTGTATTTGCTAATTTTGTCAAGAACTTCACGGGAAAAGCAGATCCAAATGCAAATCAACCAGCTCATCCTAATATTTTGGAGAATCTAGATCAATTATTCTCAAATCCTCCCTTCTTAAAGCCTTCATCAGGCACAGTTGATCCACTTGATGATTTGGAGCTTGACTTAG ATGATATTCATATTGATGAACCCATAGTCCTTTCACCTATACAGAAAAGCGATGATGACAAAAGAG ATAAAGGAAAAACAGCTGACAAACAGAAAACTGATATCGACAAGAAAG ATAAAGGAAAAGCAACGGACAGAGAGAAACTGTTTGAGGATGCAGGCACTGATTCAAAACCAAGAGCTAGAACAGCTGATGAAGTTAAGGCCAAATATAGAAAGACAGAGGCAAAT GATGCCGCTGCAGCAGCTTCGCTTGCAAAGCAAAAACTTCTAGAGCGGCAAGAAAAGCTTGCG CTGCTCAACGAACGTACTGAAGAGCTGGCAAATGGGGCAGAAGATTTTGCATCCATGGCCAAAGAACTCGCTAGAAGAATGGAAAATCGTAAATGGTGGCAGTTATAA
- the LOC112764172 gene encoding lethal(2) giant larvae protein homolog SRO77 isoform X3 produces MFSRFFQKPPPQQSPHAQQEAGKGISKSADFDPRVVLHFGVPSTASILAFDRVQRLLAVGTLDGRIKVFGGDNIEGILYSSKHTAFKNLEFLDNQGFLASVSSRNEIQIWDLESRQIASALQWESTITAFSVIYGTSYMYIGSEHGMVYVLKFDAESRKIDILPYYVPTNVISDAVGISLDQISVIRVLHPPYSNGNRLLMAYENGLIVLWDSSEDKIVQIRGQKDTELKIERVTSYSNDPKDDSSDNKLDNEEEDKEISCVSWASNDGSVVVVGYVDGDIMFWDLSNAYSSSNHQSQKLSNNVVKLQLSSAVRRLPIIFLHWCANKSFGNNGSQLFVYGGDEIGSEEVLTVLGLDWSSGLKSIKCTGRINIALNGSFADMVLLSSDYHAAGTGNMIFVLTNSGQLDLYDNNCLSSLMSKQEKKTTSHTLQYPMVIPTLEPYMTTATLAVIDHDVKTFRDLSQVLVAAKQHLVQNQTSMGIKWPLTGGVPGQLFKEDDHIIQIYIAGYRDGSVRIWDATYPALSLVYNIKCEVNDVNSDSASASVSALDFCPDTLHLAVGDESGIVRLYGLIQSSSETTFHFVTEKGTEVHNKHQGDVPHCTVLFSLQTSVVCTLQFANHGGKLAVGYENGQVAMLDINTSSVLFLMKTEPDSPSAVISLTAKFSDSCSLNIPQQSVSDNSDSSEKGLLFIITRDANLLVVDTSNGNMVCSRSMSVNAKLNAVSMYVTDGFSELSTETESLKSPQKSDSGIQDNVQSEDAKVVDETATTVETSYFGEIVSNSLILICYETELSLHTLKSVIEQDSSKCIKKVNLVEKCCWTTIIKKHEKECVLVVLYQTGGIEVRSIPTLEVLGESSLMSVLRWNWTNDMEKTICSSNGQIILVNGNEIASISLLTWQNEFWIPESFPCLHDKVLQAAVDVTVSQSPSQNERQGTTSVFANFVKNFTGKADPNANQPAHPNILENLDQLFSNPPFLKPSSGTVDPLDDLELDLDDIHIDEPIVLSPIQKSDDDKRDKGKTADKQKTDIDKKDKGKATDREKLFEDAGTDSKPRARTADEVKAKYRKTEANDAAAAASLAKQKLLERQEKLALLNERTEELANGAEDFASMAKELARRMENRKWWQL; encoded by the exons ATGTTTTCTAGATTCTTTCAGAAACCTCCACCACAGCAATCTCCTCATGCGCAG CAGGAAGCGGGAAAAGGAATTTCTAAATCAGCGGATTTCGATCCGCGAGTTGTTCTTCACTTCGGAGTTCCATCTACGGCGTCTATCCTTGCATTTGATCGCGTCCAGCGTCTATTGGCTGTGGGAACACT TGATGGCAGGATAAAGGTGTTTGGAGGAGACAATATTGAAGGAATTCTTTACTCGTCTAAGCATACAGCCTTCAAGAATTTAGAG TTCTTGGATAATCAAGGTTTTCTTGCTAGTGTCTCAAGTCGTAATGAGATTCAG ATTTGGGATTTGGAAAGCAGGCAAATTGCTTCTGCTTTGCAGTGGGAGTCCACTATAACTGCTTTCTCTGTTATTTATGGCACCAGTTACAT GTATATTGGGAGTGAGCATGGGATGGTATACGTGTTGAAGTTTGACGCTGAAAGCAGAAAAATTGATATATTGCCTTATTATGTTCCTACAAATGTTATATCTG ATGCAGTTGGAATATCACTTGATCAAATTTCAGTGATCAGGGTTCTTCATCCGCCTTATTCCAATGGAAACAG ACTATTGATGGCATATGAGAATGGCTTGATAGTACTGTGGGATTCTTCTGAAGATAAAATTGTTCAAATCAGAGGACAAAAGGACACTGAGCTGAAGATAGAAAGGGTGACTAGTTATTCAAATGACCCTAAGGATGATTCCTCTGACAATAAATTAGATAATGAAGAAGAGGATAAAGAGATAAGCTGTGTTTCATGGGCATCTAATGATGgatctgttgttgttgttggttatgTAGATGGTGATATAATGTTTTGGGATTTGTCAAATGCTTACTCTTCTTCAAATCATCAATCCCAAAAGTTGTCTAATAATGTTGTCAAGCTTCAATTATCATCGGCAGTTAGAAGACTTCCTATTATTTTTCTACATTGGTGTGCCAATAAATCTTTTGGTAATAATGGAAGCCAACTTTTTGTGTATGGTGGTGATGAAATTGGGTCTGAAGAAGTTCTGACA GTTTTGGGCCTTGATTGGTCATCTGGTTTAAAAAGTATTAAGTGCACTGGTCGCATTAATATTGCACTTAATGGTTCCTTTGCTGATATGGTTTTGTTATCTAGTGATTACCATGCAGCGGGAACTGGTAATATGATATTTGTGTTGACCAATTCTGGACAGCTGGATCTTTATGACAACAATTGTTTGTCGTCTTTAATGTCTAAGCAAGAAAAGAAGACTACTTCTCATACACTGCAATATCCCATGGTCATACCCACTCTTGAACCCTACATGACAACTGCAACGCTTGCTGTGATAGATCACGATGTGAAGACATTTAGGGACTTGTCTCAG GTTCTTGTAGCTGCAAAGCAGCATTTAGTACAAAATCAGACAAGTATGGGCATAAAGTGGCCTTTGACCGGTGGTGTTCCAGGTCAGCTTTTCAAAGAAGACGATCATATCATTCAAATATATATAGCAGGATACCGAGATGGATCTGTTCGGATATGGGATGCCACATATCCGGCTTTGTCACTAGTTTACAACATAAAATGTGAG GTAAATGATGTTAACAGTGACAGTGCAAGTGCATCAGTGTCAGCATTGGATTTTTGCCCTGATACTTTACACCTGGCTGTTGGTGATGAAAGTGGTATT GTCCGTCTATATGGTCTAATACAGAGTTCAAGTGAAACAACCTTTCATTTTGTGACTGAAAAGGGAACTGAAG TTCACAATAAGCATCAAGGAGATGTACCTCATTGCACAGTACTGTTTTCCCTTCAAACTTCTGTTGTATGCACCCTACAGTTCGCAAACCATGGAGGGAAGCTTGCTGTTGGATATGAAAATGGCCAG GTTGCTATGCTTGATATCAATACATCATCGGTTTTGTTTCTTATGAAAACTGAACCTGACTCACCTTCAGCAGTTATTTCTCTGACTGCAAAATTTTCAGACTCTTGTAGCTTAAACATTCCACAGCAATCTGTATCTGATAATTCTGATAGTTCTGAAAAGGGGCTACTCTTCATTATAACAAGGGATGCAAACCTTCTTGTAGTAGATACTTCAAATGGAAATATGGTCTGCAGTAGGAGCATGAGTGTAAATGCAAAATTGAATGCAGTTTCAATGTATGTTACAG ATGGTTTTTCTGAACTATCAACTGAAACAGAGTCATTAAAATCACCTCAGAAGAGTGATTCTGGAATTCAGGACAATGTTCAGTCCGAAGATGCAAAAGTTGTAGATGAAACAGCTACTACCGTAGAAACTTCATACTTCGGGGAGATAGTATCCaactctctcattttaatttGTTATGAGACTGAATTGAGCTTACACACTTTAAAATCTGTGATAGAG CAGGATAGCAGCAAGTGTATAAAGAAGGTGAACCTTGTAGAGAAATGCTGCTGGACTACAATCATTAAGAAACATGAGAAAGAATGTGTTCTTGTTGTACTGTATCAAACTGGAGGCATTGAAGTAAG GTCCATACCAACTTTGGAAGTGTTGGGAGAGAGTTCTTTAATGTCAGTCCTAAGATGGAATTGGACAAATGACATGGAAAAGACAATATGTTCTTCAAATGGACAAATAATTCTG GTCAATGGGAATGAAATTGCTTCAATATCACTGTTGACATGGCAAAATGAGTTCTG GATTCCGGAGTCTTTTCCTTGTCTTCATGATAAAGTTCTCCAAGCTGCTGTTGATGTTACTGTGAGTCAATCTCCAAGCCAGAATGAAAGACAG GGAACAACTTCTGTATTTGCTAATTTTGTCAAGAACTTCACGGGAAAAGCAGATCCAAATGCAAATCAACCAGCTCATCCTAATATTTTGGAGAATCTAGATCAATTATTCTCAAATCCTCCCTTCTTAAAGCCTTCATCAGGCACAGTTGATCCACTTGATGATTTGGAGCTTGACTTAG ATGATATTCATATTGATGAACCCATAGTCCTTTCACCTATACAGAAAAGCGATGATGACAAAAGAG ATAAAGGAAAAACAGCTGACAAACAGAAAACTGATATCGACAAGAAAG ATAAAGGAAAAGCAACGGACAGAGAGAAACTGTTTGAGGATGCAGGCACTGATTCAAAACCAAGAGCTAGAACAGCTGATGAAGTTAAGGCCAAATATAGAAAGACAGAGGCAAAT GATGCCGCTGCAGCAGCTTCGCTTGCAAAGCAAAAACTTCTAGAGCGGCAAGAAAAGCTTGCG CTGCTCAACGAACGTACTGAAGAGCTGGCAAATGGGGCAGAAGATTTTGCATCCATGGCCAAAGAACTCGCTAGAAGAATGGAAAATCGTAAATGGTGGCAGTTATAA